The DNA region CGACCACCGTTGATACTAAATCCACCTCATTCCGAGTTAAATTCAATTTGCCCCGTAAAATGCGGGAGACATCCAGGAGATCTTCAATCAGTTGAGTCTGAATTTTGGCATTGCGCTCGATCGCTTCCAGGGCACGAGTGGTTGTTTCAGCATTACAGGATCGGGATTGCAGCAGTTTAGCCCAGCCCAGAATGGGATTCAACGGAGTGCGCAATTCATGGGAGAGGACAGCCAAAAATTCATCTTTAATCTGGTTGGCCTGGGTAAGTTGTTCTGTTTGTCGCTGCAGAGAGGCGATCAATTCCGCCCGCTCTAGGGCGATCGCCACCTGATCAGACGTCGCCTGTAACAGCGCCAGTTCTTCGCTTGTAAAGTGAGTGCGAGTCAGACTGGCAAAGGAGAGTGTTCCCAGGAGTCGCCCCTGTACGATCAGGGGTTGGCCGCAATAGGCTCTGATGCCCAGCGCACGAATGACTTCAGCCTTGGGAAGGGTGGAGTGCTGCACATCATCCACGGCGATCTGGCGACCTTCCTGGGCAATTAACCCACACATATACTGACCAAACTCGATATAGGCGATCGAGGCCGCTTCTTGCTGAGAAATTCCTCCATAGGAGGCAAGACGTAAGCGACGTTGCGATCCCGACTCATCAACCAAGAAGTTGAAATAGTAATGCAGATCCATGAGCCTGGAGAGTTTTTTGAACAGGCTGTTCATTAAAGTCAGTGGCTGTTCTGCCGATAGCAAATCACTGGCCGTTTCATACAGCAGTTTGAGCCGTTCATTGCGCTGTTTCAGGCTGGATTCGGCTTGCTGGCGATCGCTTAAATCCACAACAAAACTAACTCCCTGATCCTGAGAGTTTTCAAACATGACGCCACCCAGCAATACCGGAACCCGGCTCCCATCTTTGCGAATGTACTCTTTTTCTAAGGTGTCTGCGCTCCCGACCCGTTTCATCTGAGCGATCGATTGTTCACTCCAGGGAATCTGCTCGATCGGTGTCATGGCTTTCCAATTCAGCAGGCCCGCTTCCAGTTCCTCTCGGGTGTAGCCCACCATTTGTAAAAAAGCGTCATTGGCATCCAGAATGCGGCCATCCTCATGCCAGAAAATACAGCCAATCAAATTTGACTGCACCAGGCGTTTAAAGCGGGCTTCACTCTGCCGCAATGCCAGTTCTGCCTGCTGTCGTTCGTGCCGTGCTTGTGTTTCTCGCAAGGCCCGTTCTACTGCGGGAACCAATCGTTGCAATCGTTGCTTCAGGACATAATCGGTGGCTCCCTGTTTCATGGCTTCGATCGCCAATTCCTCGCCCAGCGTTGCCGAAACAAAAATGAAGGGAATTTCAGGACAGCGACGGCGGGCGATGGCCAGGGCCGAGATCCCATCAAAATTGGGTAATGAATAATCAGACAGGATCAGATCAAAAGATCCGGTTTCCAGGGCCGCCACAAAATCAGCCTGGGTATCTACCTGCACCAGCTTACACTCCACTCCACCGGCCACCAAATTGGCCTGAATTAATTCAGCATCCAGGGGGCTATCTTCCAGTAACAGAAATTGGAGGGGATGCATTGCTCTTATTCCTCCCCTCGGCGATCGGAACTCAAGGTTGACGAATCTGGGGGGGGCTGATTTACCACAGCCCAAAACAGTCCTAAATGCTTCACGACATCGACGAACTCCTGGAAGTCGATCGGTTTGACGACGTAGGCGTTTGTGCCTAACTCATAGCACCGGCTTAAATCTGGCTCTTCGCGAGAAGAAGTCAGCACCACCACCGGAATGATGCGTAACACCGGGTCGGCTTTCAGTTGCGCCAGTACCTCCAAACCATCCACTTTAGGCAGTTTCAGATCGAGTAATACCACGATCGGATCCCCCTCCTGCCGCAATCTAAATACTCCGCGCCGGTAGAGATAGTCTAACGCTTCTTCCCCATCCCAAACGACGACCACTTCATTACTCAAATGATTTTCAGAGAGGGAGGTCAGAATCAGTTCAACATCATTGGGACTATCCTCTACTAATAGAATTCGTCTTAGTTCCACCATGACAGCAGCTTTACCCCTTCACCCTGTGCAGCTTTGGCAGCGAAAAGTAAAAGATTGCGCCTTCTCCCATGGTTCCTTCTGCCCAAACTCTGCCGCCATGACGGTGAATGATGCGCTGAACGTTGGCAAGACCAATGCCAGTGCCTTCAAATTGAGGGTCACTATGCAGGCGCTGAAAGATACCAAACAGTTTGTGCAGATATTTCTCGTTAAAGCCGATGCCATTGTCTCGCACGAACAAAATATCTTCTTGCTCTTGGGTAACGTGGCCGATCGTAATTTCCGCCTGGTCTTGCAAGCGGGTATATTTCACAGCATTGCCTAACAGGTTTCGTAAGACCTGACGGATCATCGCCAGATCTCCAGTCACGGTTGGTAAGGGGGCAATCTGCCAGTGGATCGTTCGCCCTTGAGCCTCTAACTCAACTTCGCTTTTTACCTCCTGGACTAACTGCATCATGTCGATCGCCATATACCGCATTTCGGCGCGACTCATGCGGGAAAAAGCTAATAAATCATCGATCAACACTCCGGCTTGTTTGGCGGTTTGGGAAATGGTGTTCAGGTAGTGTTGACTGGTGGCATCCAGATTCATCGGCTGCAGGCGTTTTCGCAGCAGGCTGATAAATCCATCGATATGCCGCAGGGGTGCCCGTAAATCGTGGGAAACCGAGTAAGAGAAGGATTCCAGTTCTTTGTTTGCCGCCTCTAACTGAGCCGTACGATCGCGAATTCGTTGTTCCAGGGTTTCGTTCAACTGCTGAATTGTCGCTTCGGCTTGCTTTTGTTCAGTAATGTCTGTATTCGTACCAAACCAGCGCAGCACATTTCCCTGTTCATCCCGAATGGGCAAAGCGCGAGACAGAAACCAGCGGAACTGGCCATCTTTCCCCTGTAATGGAAAAATATCTTCCCAGGCTTCACCTGTTTGCAGATGCTGCCGATATTTCTCCTCCACCCCCTCCAGATAATCGGGATGATGCACTTTTCGCCAACCCCAGCCCTGCATCTGCTCAAAGGTCGTGCCCGTGTAGTCAAACCAGCGCTGGTTGTACCAGAAGAGAGACCCCGTTGCATCGGCCATCCAGGCTAGCTGGGGAATGTTGTCGGCCATCGTCCGGAAGCGAATTTCACTCTCGCGTAATGCCTCTTCTGCCATTTTGCGATCGTGAATATCAATCGCATTTCCCAGCCACCTGAATCCCTCTCCCGGATCATGGGGGACTGGAATGCCCCGTACCAGATGCCAGCGGTACATACCATCAGAGGCCCGGCGGAAGCGGACTTCTGTTTCATAGGAAGTCACGGTAGCGATCGCGGTTTTCCAGGCGGCAATCGCGGATGCCACATCGTCGGGATGGGCGGCAGAAACCCAACCGCTGGCGATCGAGGATTCCAGGGGCATTCCGGTGTAATCAACCCAGTACTGATTGCAGTAAGTCAGTTCACCATCACTGCTGGCCATCCACACCAGTTGCGGGGTTAGCTCGGTGAGAATCCGGTAACGTTCTTCGCTTTCCCGCAATGCGGCTTCGGCCTGCTTCCGCTCGGTAATGTCCATGCAGGAGCCAATGTAGCCCAGAAACTCGCCTTCCAGGGTGAACCGGGGAGTACCAATGTCTAAAACCCATCGATAAACTCCATCGAAGCGCCGGAGTCGGTAATCCATCTTGAAGGGTTGACGGCTATCGAAAGCCGTAACGTAAGTCTCTAAGCAGCATTGCAGATCGTCCGGATGAACTCCTTCAGTCCAACCGTTGCCCATTTCTTGCTCCAGGGTACGGCCTCTAAAGTCAAGCCAAGATTGGTTGAAGTAGTTACATAACTGATCTGTGCCTGACATCCAAACCATGACTGGGGCTGCATCACTGAGATGACGAAACCGGTTCTCGCTTTCCTGTAACGCAGCTTCTAATCGTTGGCACCGTTCCTCACTCTGTTGTAATGCGTCTATTAGTTGGCGATTAAGATCATCCCCAAACCCATGAGCATGGCGAACCGACTTTCTGCCAACGGCAACCCCATTCCCCGTTAGTAAGGATTTATTGTTGGTAGCCAAGATGTTGTCCTTGTCAGTATCTGTCACGTCAAATCCGAATCTTCCCAAGTAAGTAATTGGCTGTAGCCTTTTAAGATTTATTGCAATTAAAGCTGATTGATTAAGTTAAGCCTTGTCCAAGTCCAGGACCGGAGTTTCTCTGATCGAAAAACGACCATTCTCTCGCTGGACTTAGCTTAAGTCGCTTTAAATCCATTTAAATCTATCCCTTAGAGTCAAATGTTTTAATCATGCAACCCCGAAGGAAGAAATGCGGTCTATCCAAAGAAGGAAATGTGACATTGTACTGCCAATTTGTTTCTTAAAATTAAAATGATGGTGGCGATCGCCGCTGTGGTTAGTGCACCTAGTAGGGAAACAGGTAATCGGTCAGTCAGAAGTTCAACCCATCAAACAGTAGCAAGAATCGACCATCTAGCAGTAAATCCTCGATCGCCCCCTCATTCAACCTCACTCGTCGCATTTCCACCACAATCGCTTCAACGCCGTGGTTTTTCCTGAACCAAGTTTACCCACCAGCAACACATGGTCAGCCGCATATTCTCGCAGTCCGGCCAGCACCTCGTATCGTTTGGGGGTTTCCTAGCGATCGCAGGTAGTTCCGAAAATCCGGTTCAGCCATGACAAGACTTTCGTGGGAGCCTGTTTCGATGATAGGCGATCGCTCCTTTGATGCTCACCACTCCCACTAACCAGCGAAAATCTGAGCAGGCGTGAGGTGCAGGGTGGGGAAAACGGGAGAGACGATCGGGGTATCACCCGTAAACACGTAATCGGTATAGCTACCTTCTTCCAAAACGCAGACCATCACCCGTTGCTCCAGTGGATCAACAATCCAGTATTCCAAAATATCCAGAACGCAATATTCAACTCGCTTTGAGCGGTAGTCTTCAGTCTGGGTAGAAGGGCTAACGACTTCTATCACTAAAAGGGGAGGGGTTTGATCCAGCGTAATCACGGCTCCCCCATCCATCCCCTCATATTGATCAGCTATCATCACCACGAGATCGGGAATGCAAACCGTATCCCACCGTCTGCCTCTGGGCGATTGCACTCCCATCAACGTTGCCAGTACCACCCAGGGTTGTTGAGATTGGGCGATCGTGGCATCCAATTTCCGGTCTAAAAAACGAATGATTTTCGTGTGCTGCACAGTTCCTAAACTCATTCGTCTCAATTCTCCCTCGACCAGCTCGTAGCGGTTATCTGTGCCATCGTGATAAGCCAGGTACTCAGCAAGGGACAGTTTTTGGGTAGAGATCGTCATGGCTAGTATGGGAGGCTGCACTTTAATTATGGCTAAGTTCTGATGCAGCTAAAGACTTTAGCCAAAATCAAAGTCTCGGCTTGGGTACTCCCCCCACCTCCCCACTGTGGAGGACGGCTGCGTCCCTCACTATGGGGGGCCAGCGGGTGTTATCCGAGTCAGGTGTTTGGGGGTAACTGTTGGATTTCGGTGGCAGCCACGTCTTAATGACTTGTGTATATGCGGTAGCTTCTTCGCTCAAGCATTTTCCAACATGATTCGATACACTGGTCGGTATTGCTTAAGGCCCTAATGTCATATAAAGGACTTTCTGATGATCAAAAACATTCTGGCTATTAGTTCCCTGGCTTTTGTGTTGGGAGTCGGCAGCCTGCCAGTCCAGGCCCAAAATTCCGCACCTGCTCCATCGACTCCGGGAACTTCCCAAAAACCAGCCACTCCAGGAACTTCTCAACCATCTGTCAGCGACGAAGAACTGCAAAAATTCGTCGGCGTTGCCAGAAAATTGGATTCCATCTCGAAAGAGCGGAATACGCTGGTTGTTCAGGCCATTGAAAAGGAAGGCATGAAAGTTGACCGATTCAGGGAAATTTACGTTTCTAAACAAGACCCGCAAGCAAAGCCGGCTCAAATTTCTAACGAGGAACAGCAGAAGTACGATCGCGCCTTGGCCCAATTAGTGCAAATTCAGAAAGACACCCAGGCTAAGATGGGCAACGCGGTTCAATCTGAAGGATTAGAAGTACCTCGCTTCATCCAAATTCTGGAAGCTGTCCAGAAAACCCCTACTCTCCAGAAAAAAATTGAGCAAATGATGAAGCCAGCGGGCACTCAGAAATAGGGGCAAAGCAGCCTTTGCAGACAGAGGGCAGGAGGCAGAAAGAGAACTGAGAGCAAGTCTGAAGTTTGGTTCTTCTGTCTTCTGCTTTCTTCCTTCTGTCTAGCTTAAAAGAGAGTTGCTATAGTGGCAGAGCAGGTATCAAACGATACTGGGATGAGGTGCTTCTCATCAGACTTGTTTGCTGATTTTCTGAATCATGACGGCCTTAAGCTCCTACGTTTCTCACATTTTTCCTCGCTGGCGAACCCACTTTCTGAGTTTCTTTGGCGATCGCTCCCGCTCCCTTGGACTGGGACTATTACTGGCTGGTTTTAGTAGTTTGGGGGCGATCACGATTGCACCTACCAGTTATGCAGCCGATCGCATTTATGTGGCCTATAACATTCTGGAGCGATCGATTTCAGTCAAGGCACTGGAAGACTATGCCCAGCGGGGAGTGATGGACGAAGATTTGGCTGTTTATGCCCAATACGCCAATCCCAAAGTCCTGGAGAACCTGCGTAGTGCCTTGCAGGCCAAAGCGGACGTTAATCCGGTTACCGTTGCCCAGTTTCTCTATTCTCCTCAGGGCGAAGCAGCACTGAAACGCCTGGGACAAGTGATTCAGCCAGAGTCCCGCATCTCTGGATATCAAGCCATTCGTGCCGCTTTAATTCTGGCGGCCAGGGATCCCGAAGGATTAACCCTGCTGAATTTTCTGCGCCGATTTCCCTCCAAAGGCATCCGGATTGATGTGGAACGCAGCTTAAGAGTAGCGGGTGAAGCTGAGCAACTGATTAATAAAACGAAACAGGCTACTCAAGCCATTATTCAGGTGGCATCGGAAGAAAGGATAACAGATCCCCCCCTAACTAACCGGATCGACTTAAGGAGAAGTGGCCCCTTCGGATTTGACAAACAAACCATTACCCTGAACGACCCTAATCGCGGCATTGCCACTCCTTCAGCGCCAGCCGTACCCGCCTCTACCAGAGGTCTGTTAAAAGGCCGAATTTACAAAGTTGATATTTATACTCCCCGCCTGGAGAAAGCCACTGCGCCTCGATCGCTTCCCGTCGTCGTGATCTCCCACGGGTTGGGGTCAGACCGCGATTCTTTTGCTTACCTGGCCAGCCATCTGGCCTCGCATGGCTTTGTGGTGCTGGTCCCGGAACATCCCGGTAGTGACAGTAAGCAAATGGAAGCCCTGTTGCAGGGAAATGCCAGTGAAGTGTCAGAACCGGGGGAATTTGCGAATCGGCCTCTGGATATTAGTTATTTACTGGATTATCTGGAACAGCAGTCTCGCACCAACCCGACCTATCAAAGTTTCAACCTCCAGCGAGTGGGGGTGATTGGCCAATCGTTTGGTGGCTACACGGCTCTGGCCTTGGCGGGTGCATCCATCAACTTTCCAGAGTTACAGGCCAGTTGTACAAATCTGGAGAATACCTTCAATATTTCTCTGTTCCTGCAATGTCGGGCACTGCAGTTACAGCATTCCGACCAAACCCGGTCAGATTTTCGCGATCCTCGTATCCAGGCCGCGATCGCTCTTAATCCCATTACCAGCGCTGTCCTGGGAAAAAATAACCTGAGTGCGATTCAAATCCCTACGATGATCGTGGCTGGCAGTTCTGATACTGTCACCCCCGCCCTGTTTGAACAAATCCAACCCTTTACCTGGCTCACCACCCTGGATAAGTATCTGGTACAAATCGATCCGGGAACCCACTTCTCGGTGATTGGCGATGTACCCGCCCCAAACAACAGCAGTAACAACAGCAATAACAGCAGCAATAACAGCAGCAAGCCTGCCAGTACCCCGAACTCTAACACCACCAGCCTTAGCATTCCTCCAGAGGTCATTGGGCCTGACCCTGCTGCCGCCCAGCACTATACCAAAGCCCTGGCCCTCGCTTTCTTCAAAACCTATATTGCTCAACAACCTAACTTCCGCCCCTATCTTTCTGCTACCTATGCCCGATCGATCTCCGAAACCAATTTACGAGTTGATCTGGTGCGAACTCTGCCTGCTGACCAACTGAGTCAGGGACCTGGCCGGACAGTAGCCGTAGGAGTGAAGAGGTAAAGAGGGGATGGGGGAATGGAAGGGTGGGGAAGATGGGGAGGTGATGGAAGGGGGGAACAGGGAATGGTGAATAGCCGTTCATTGATCTACCCAGATCTACCCATTTTCCCATCCACTTACCCATGCTTATCTCCCCTATCCCCCTCACCTTCCTCATTCTCTCCCTCCTCTCCCTTCACGCCTTCATCCGTTTTACCTGTTTCACTCTCTCCTTGCCGCTGTTCACTGTCCACTGCCACTGCGATCGCGGGAACGGTCGCCTTCTCGACCTCTGGCAACTTTTCAGGGGTTAACCGGGTTTGAGGGGCACCCGACAGCAGTTTTAACAATTCAGGTCGGGGATCGTGCAGGAGGTAGATCAGCCGATCGCCGACCTGCCAGGTTTCTTCGGCTGAAACAACCTGCAGGCGATCGCCCCGCTCTACCAACAGGGGGACTAACGAACCCTCCTCAATTAGTTTTTGCAGGTAAGTTTGTTGCATTTCCAATCGTGCTTCTGTGAAATCAAGTTCACCTAACTTCACGGAACCATCGGCAATGTATTGGCTCCAGGTTTTGATCGGAATCTGGGCCACAAACGCCTGCTTAATTTTGGGATTGGAACTGGTATTACTCACTTCAGGGTCTCGTGGGAAGATCGCCAGCACATGGGGAGGGCCAAATTCCTCCTCGGCTCGTTGCGCCACCACTAAATTCACTTCCCCATTACTGGTCATCGCCAGAAACGTACCCTTGGCGGCCAGTCCGGCTCGCTCCAACACATCTGTATCTAAGGCACTGCTGATAAAAATTGGGATCTTCTCCGCTGCCGCCTGCTCTTTCGCTTCGGGAGCCGTATCCAGTAACACTACCGCTTCCCCTTTTTCAAGAAATAGTCGAGCAATCAGCAAACTGAGGGGATTACAGCCAACAATTACGGCTCCCTTGGCCGCTTGAGACGTGATGTTTAATAAATTGGCGACCCCCTGCGCGGTCAGCGCCTGCACAAAAACCGTCAGGATAATCGTCAGAAAGACCAGGGCTTTAATCGAATCGCCACCGTTAATGCCCCGTTGAGTTAACGAGATAGCAAACAAAGAAGCCACAGATGCTGCCACAATTCCGCGCGGAGCCACCCAGGAGAGAAATAGTTTCTGCCGCAAACTCAGGCCACTATTCCAGGTACAAATCCAAATATTGATTGGACGCACTACAAACATCAGGGTCAGAACGGTCAGTACGCCGCCCCATCCCAACGCCATCACCCCTGGAATCGACAGATCTGCTGCCAATAAAATAAATAGGACAGAAACCGCCAGGGTCGAGAGTTGGCCTTTAAAGCGTTTGAGCAATCGTTCTTCGGGCAGTGAGGAAGCTCTCAGAACAATGCCAGCCGCAACGGCAGCCATCAAACCCGACTCACTCTGCAAGGACTGCGCTAACCCAAACCAGCCCCATTGCCCAGCCAGCACGACCAGACTTTTGAGGTCATCAGAGATAAATTGGGCACGCTTCAAAATCTGACCAATCAGCCATCCTCCCGCAATCCCAATAACGCTCCCAATTCCCAAACGGCTAACCAATCCGCCCGCAATCTCGATCGGCTCGGCATCCCCGTTAATCAAAATATTCAGAACGACGACAGCCAGAATTGCCCCAACGGGATCGATCAGCACCCCCTCCCCTTCCAGCAAAGTCGTTACCCGGCGATCGACCTTCACCTGCTTCAACAAAGGGTTGATCACTGTTGGCCCGGTCACAACCACCAGGGAGGCATACAGAAAAGAAATTGGCCAGGGAAACTCACTTAGCCAGTGGGCCGCCATTCCCCCACCCAGGAGCGTAATCAGCGTGCCCACGGTGACTAAATTTCGCAGGCTCCCAGACACCCGCCCCAGATCCCGCAACTGCAAGTTAAATCCGCCTTCAAACAGGATGATTGCCACCAGCAGCGGCACCAACACATCCAGTCCGACTCCCAGCCAACTTGGGTGCAAGATACTCAGACCACTGGGGCCAAGCACAATCCCAAACAGCAGCAGCAGGGCGATCGCGGGTGCATTGACATACTCGGCCAGCACCTGCGCCCCTACCCCAGCCACAACCGTCAGGATAATTTGCAGTGTCAGGCCAAGGGACACATCCATGAGAGCGCTACTTCAATAACAAGTAGTAAAGCTGTCCAGGTGCATTGATCAGCCCTGCCCGATCGCCCGCCAGAGTTCCCGTTCCCATAAAAATATCCACCCGACCTGCGCCTTTAATCGCGCCACCTGTATCCTGATCTAGCACGTAACGGGTCGCCAGTTGCGACTCCAACTTTCCGGGAGCCGTCTGTACCGGAATTTGCGTTTGAATGACAGCCAGTGCCCCTGGTGGAAACAGGGATTTATCGGTCGCGATCGAACGTTCCGGCAACACAGGGACTCCCAAACTGCCCGTCGCGGGACTGCCTCCGGTGGGCTGGAAAAAGACAAAGCGTTGATTTTTCGGTAAGTACACATCCAACTCATCAGGATGGTCTTTGAAATATTGCACCACCGCAGGCAGGGTTAACTCTTCTGGTTTAATTTTGCCTGCTTTCACCAATTCCCGTCCAATCCCGATGTAGGGGTAATCCGTATTGCCCGCATAGCCGATCGTCATTGTGCTGCCATCGGTCAAATGCAGGCGGGCCGATCCCTGCACCTGAATCAAAAATGCTTCCAGGCGATCGCGCAACCACACCAGTTCCAATCCCTTCAGCGGCCCTTTCGAGAACTGCAGGCCATCTGTTCCTTCCAACTCCTGCCGGGTCGGGTGAGGTTTGCGCCAGGAGGCAAAATTCGGCGGCACCCGAAAAATGGGGTAGGAAAACTCCCTGGTGCGTACCCGACTGGCTTCGTGAATTGGCTCAAAATAGCCTGTAAAGCCGACTGTTCCCTGACCATCCTTCCCCGTGGATTGGTAGAACACAAATTCCCGTTCGATCGCGGCCTGCAACGCCTCTGCGGATTTACTTTGGACGACTAACTGACGGAACCGCTCCAGACTGCGTCGCACCCGATCGCGGGTAATTCCAGGAATGGCATAGCGACGGTAATCCTCTGCGGCTCTGGCCGTTCTCAGGTAGCGCAGGCTGTGGTCGATCGCGGCTAACAGCACTTTACGATCACCTCGTTGACCAGAAGCACCCAGGATCTGGGTATCAGGCTGCAGGGAGATGGGCGATCGCGCAGGCACTAAGGGAGGAACAGGAGCAGGAGCAGGCTGGGGAGAAGCCACCTGGGATACTCGTTCAGCCGTCCTCTCCAGCACATCCTTACTATTGCCCGTTGGTACGTTGATCAAACCCACTGCCAGCAGGGCAAGCGAGGAGACGATCGTCACAATTCGATCCATTTCAACCGTTAAAATCGTTCAACACTGGAGCTAAAGACGGGTTCTACCCGAATGCCAATCACTTTTGAGGGGCGCAGCACCATATATTCTCCCTGGACGTTCTTAATTGGCACCGTAATGAAGTCGTGAGAGGTTGATTTAGGCACCAACTCACCGCTGTACCACTTCTGAAACTCTTGAATGGTGGGGAAGCGAACTTCTTCCCGGTGTCCCCCTTCAATCAGCAGGTGAACTGCATACTCGGTCGGAGTGCGGGCATATTTGCTGCGCCGCTGTTCTCCCGTTGCTCCATCAGCCGCTTGAGTCATAGAACCTGTCTTCTTGCGTGTACGTTGTCATTATCTAGCACGAATGCCAGATAAAATCACTTTGCCCAGGGCAGGGGCAAAAGTATCAGTTAAACCATCTCAGCTAAACAAATTAAACCGCTTCAGTTGGGTTTGTAGCAAAGGGAGTAAAGTTTTGCGAAGTTGGGCTTTGTCCTTAAATAACACCCGATTTTGACCAGGCAGATCAAACGGAAACTGTCCGGGCAAGTCATCCCGCTCCATTTGAGCCAGCAAAATTTGCTCTTTGCGTTTGCATTGCAGGGCATACCCAACTTCCACACAGACAGTGGGACTGGGCAACACCTGAGTCGGTGAGCCAGAAATCTGGGCGATCGCCGTTGTATCCGCAATGAACAGCAGACTCTGGCGAATCGATCGCATCAGCGTACTATCCAGGCGGGTGGGGCCATCGGTTAAGCGGTGGGATTCTTTCAGAAGAATGGGAAGGCGCGATTTAGCATTGATTTTTTCTAACGCTGCTGCCAATTCATCTCGCAAAATCTCACCGGATTCCGGAAATTCAGTTTGATAACAGAAGAAAATGACTGGCTCTAAACCGGCCATAATCTCCTGTTTGGTGAAATAGATTTC from Leptodesmis sichuanensis A121 includes:
- a CDS encoding hybrid sensor histidine kinase/response regulator, with the translated sequence MHPLQFLLLEDSPLDAELIQANLVAGGVECKLVQVDTQADFVAALETGSFDLILSDYSLPNFDGISALAIARRRCPEIPFIFVSATLGEELAIEAMKQGATDYVLKQRLQRLVPAVERALRETQARHERQQAELALRQSEARFKRLVQSNLIGCIFWHEDGRILDANDAFLQMVGYTREELEAGLLNWKAMTPIEQIPWSEQSIAQMKRVGSADTLEKEYIRKDGSRVPVLLGGVMFENSQDQGVSFVVDLSDRQQAESSLKQRNERLKLLYETASDLLSAEQPLTLMNSLFKKLSRLMDLHYYFNFLVDESGSQRRLRLASYGGISQQEAASIAYIEFGQYMCGLIAQEGRQIAVDDVQHSTLPKAEVIRALGIRAYCGQPLIVQGRLLGTLSFASLTRTHFTSEELALLQATSDQVAIALERAELIASLQRQTEQLTQANQIKDEFLAVLSHELRTPLNPILGWAKLLQSRSCNAETTTRALEAIERNAKIQTQLIEDLLDVSRILRGKLNLTRNEVDLVSTVVAALETVQLAAEAKKLDIRLEVLASPENPSPHPVVPAIDERQIHNSTLLQYPKIPVLGDASRLQQVIWNLLSNAVKFTPPDGRITVSLSVITKENTQQGMSRERRMMGNAAIDYAQIQVTDTGQGISETFLPHVFEYFRQAEGGTTRKFGGLGLGLAIAQHIVQAHGGTLQADSPGEGQGATFTVQLPLLKTQPEADLDAEPTDLAFPSARRLHNLRVLVVDDEPDTLELIAFLLEGEGAIVQTATCVRAALAIFEEFHPDLLISDIGMPEADGYALLHQLRKQMTTSGKALPAIALTAFARDEDRHRAIAAGFHRHLAKPINPTDLISVMAELLV
- a CDS encoding response regulator, with amino-acid sequence MVELRRILLVEDSPNDVELILTSLSENHLSNEVVVVWDGEEALDYLYRRGVFRLRQEGDPIVVLLDLKLPKVDGLEVLAQLKADPVLRIIPVVVLTSSREEPDLSRCYELGTNAYVVKPIDFQEFVDVVKHLGLFWAVVNQPPPDSSTLSSDRRGEE
- a CDS encoding PAS domain-containing sensor histidine kinase; this translates as MATNNKSLLTGNGVAVGRKSVRHAHGFGDDLNRQLIDALQQSEERCQRLEAALQESENRFRHLSDAAPVMVWMSGTDQLCNYFNQSWLDFRGRTLEQEMGNGWTEGVHPDDLQCCLETYVTAFDSRQPFKMDYRLRRFDGVYRWVLDIGTPRFTLEGEFLGYIGSCMDITERKQAEAALRESEERYRILTELTPQLVWMASSDGELTYCNQYWVDYTGMPLESSIASGWVSAAHPDDVASAIAAWKTAIATVTSYETEVRFRRASDGMYRWHLVRGIPVPHDPGEGFRWLGNAIDIHDRKMAEEALRESEIRFRTMADNIPQLAWMADATGSLFWYNQRWFDYTGTTFEQMQGWGWRKVHHPDYLEGVEEKYRQHLQTGEAWEDIFPLQGKDGQFRWFLSRALPIRDEQGNVLRWFGTNTDITEQKQAEATIQQLNETLEQRIRDRTAQLEAANKELESFSYSVSHDLRAPLRHIDGFISLLRKRLQPMNLDATSQHYLNTISQTAKQAGVLIDDLLAFSRMSRAEMRYMAIDMMQLVQEVKSEVELEAQGRTIHWQIAPLPTVTGDLAMIRQVLRNLLGNAVKYTRLQDQAEITIGHVTQEQEDILFVRDNGIGFNEKYLHKLFGIFQRLHSDPQFEGTGIGLANVQRIIHRHGGRVWAEGTMGEGAIFYFSLPKLHRVKG
- a CDS encoding alpha/beta hydrolase codes for the protein MTALSSYVSHIFPRWRTHFLSFFGDRSRSLGLGLLLAGFSSLGAITIAPTSYAADRIYVAYNILERSISVKALEDYAQRGVMDEDLAVYAQYANPKVLENLRSALQAKADVNPVTVAQFLYSPQGEAALKRLGQVIQPESRISGYQAIRAALILAARDPEGLTLLNFLRRFPSKGIRIDVERSLRVAGEAEQLINKTKQATQAIIQVASEERITDPPLTNRIDLRRSGPFGFDKQTITLNDPNRGIATPSAPAVPASTRGLLKGRIYKVDIYTPRLEKATAPRSLPVVVISHGLGSDRDSFAYLASHLASHGFVVLVPEHPGSDSKQMEALLQGNASEVSEPGEFANRPLDISYLLDYLEQQSRTNPTYQSFNLQRVGVIGQSFGGYTALALAGASINFPELQASCTNLENTFNISLFLQCRALQLQHSDQTRSDFRDPRIQAAIALNPITSAVLGKNNLSAIQIPTMIVAGSSDTVTPALFEQIQPFTWLTTLDKYLVQIDPGTHFSVIGDVPAPNNSSNNSNNSSNNSSKPASTPNSNTTSLSIPPEVIGPDPAAAQHYTKALALAFFKTYIAQQPNFRPYLSATYARSISETNLRVDLVRTLPADQLSQGPGRTVAVGVKR
- a CDS encoding Uma2 family endonuclease, encoding MTISTQKLSLAEYLAYHDGTDNRYELVEGELRRMSLGTVQHTKIIRFLDRKLDATIAQSQQPWVVLATLMGVQSPRGRRWDTVCIPDLVVMIADQYEGMDGGAVITLDQTPPLLVIEVVSPSTQTEDYRSKRVEYCVLDILEYWIVDPLEQRVMVCVLEEGSYTDYVFTGDTPIVSPVFPTLHLTPAQIFAG
- a CDS encoding DUF4168 domain-containing protein produces the protein MIKNILAISSLAFVLGVGSLPVQAQNSAPAPSTPGTSQKPATPGTSQPSVSDEELQKFVGVARKLDSISKERNTLVVQAIEKEGMKVDRFREIYVSKQDPQAKPAQISNEEQQKYDRALAQLVQIQKDTQAKMGNAVQSEGLEVPRFIQILEAVQKTPTLQKKIEQMMKPAGTQK